One stretch of Chiroxiphia lanceolata isolate bChiLan1 chromosome 1, bChiLan1.pri, whole genome shotgun sequence DNA includes these proteins:
- the CHPF2 gene encoding chondroitin sulfate glucuronyltransferase: MRLGAVLGALRPALPLLLGLSLGCSLSLLRASWSHGAAEERCLAPGRPAPPAHGAPPDAAEGGPGPGHEDFRPRIVPYYRDPNKPYKKVLRTRYIQTELGFHERLFVAVLTSKATINTLAVAVNKTVAHHFPRLLYFTGLRSAKVPHGMVLVAHGDERPIWLMYETMNYIHQHFGSDYDWFYIMQDDTYAQAEQIKALVTHLSINQDVYLGRAEEFIGGDEQARYCHGGFGYLLSRSLLLKLHPHLDSCRNEILSVRPDEWLGRCIIDFLGITCVSQLQGQHYHTYELAKNTEPEKEEEEEFQAALAVHPVSDMTLMYRLHKQFSRIQLDRAYREIQDLQMQIRNLTALTPAGEAGVTWPVGINAPFLPKSRFEVINWDYFTEQHLFSCPDGSPKCELSGASKADVGEIIESALEQLNRRYQPLLRFSKRQLLNGYRRFDPTRGMEYTLDLLLEAVTQKGHSHVLAKRVSLVRPLSKVEIIPMPYVTEATRVQLVLPLTVQDLDYVANFLDMFAMNTLDTHDNALLTLLFVYHPYDAQRVGQVDVFAGVKAMVGELEKRYSEVKIPWISVKTEVPSQVKLMDIVSKKHPVDTLFFLASVWTEINMEFLNRCRMNTISNWQVFFPVHFQEFNPALVYRGEQTASSSTDFLRDGHFDRHSFAEACFYNSDYMTARTKLAADILDRDEVLEGMEVFDVFLHYSGLHLFRAVEPGLVQKYTLRSCNPRLSEELYHRCVLSNLEGLASRSHLAMALFEQEQANST, translated from the exons ATGCGCTTGGGCGCGGTGCTGGGCGCGCTGCGGCCCGCGCTGCCGCTCCTGCTCGGGCTGTCCCTCGGCTGCAGCCTGAGCCTCCTGCGTGCTTCCTGGAGCCACGGCGCGGCCGAGGAGCGATGCCTGGCACCGGGCCGACCCGCGCCGCCCGCCCACGGGGCTCCGCCCGACGCAGCGGAgggggggccgggcccgggccaCGAGGACTTCAGGCCCCGCATTGTGCCGTACTACAGAGACCCCAACAAGCCTTACAAAAAAGTGCTCAG AACTCGCTATATCCAGACAGAATTGGGATTCCATGAGAGACTGTTTGTGGCTGTGCTGACCTCCAAGGCCACCATTAACACGTTGGCAGTGGCAGTGAACAAGACGGTGGCCCACCACTTCCCACGCCTGCTGTACTTCACGGGGCTGCGCAGTGCCAAGGTGCCCCATGGAATGGTGCTGGTGGCCCATGGAGACGAGCGGCCCATTTGGCTCATGTACGAGACCATGAACTATATCCATCAGCATTTTGGTTCTGACTATGACTGGTTCTACATCATGCAAGATGACACCTATGCCCAGGCTGAGCAGATCAAGGCTCTGGTGACGCACCTGAGCATTAACCAGGATGTGTACCTGGGGCGAGCGGAGGAGTTCATCGGGGGGGATGAGCAGGCCCGCTACTGTCATGGGGGCTTTGGCTACCTGCTCTCTCGTAGCCTGCTGCTGAAGCTCCACCCACACCTGGACAGCTGTCGCAATGAGATACTCAGTGTGCGGCCAGATGAGTGGCTGGGCCGTTGCATCATTGATTTCCTTGGCATCACTTGCGTTTCCCAGCTCCAG GGCCAGCATTATCACACCTATGAACTGGCCAAGAATACTGAgccagagaaggaggaagaagaggagttCCAAGCAGCTCTTGCAGTCCACCCTGTTTCCGACATGACCCTGATGTACCGGCTGCACAAGCAGTTCAGCAGGATCCAGCTGGACAGAGCCTACCGGGAGATACAGGACCTCCAG ATGCAGATCAGGAACTTGACAGCACTGACCCCTGCAGGCGAGGCAGGCGTGACCTGGCCTGTGGGAATAAACGCCCCGTTCCTTCCGAAGTCCCGCTTTGAGGTGATCAACTGGGACTACTTCACTGAGCAGCACCTCTTCTCCTGTCCTGACGGCTCCCCAAAGTGTGAGCTCTCTGGAGCCAGCAAAGCAGATGTTGGTGAGATCATTGAGTCGGCGCTGGAGCAGCTGAACCGTCGGTACCAGCCCCTGCTCCGCTTCAGCAAGCGGCAGCTGCTCAACGGCTACCGGCGCTTTGACCCCACGCGGGGCATGGAGTACACActggacctgctgctggaggctgtCACCCAGAAGGGCCACAGTCACGTTCTGGCCAAGCGAGTGAGCTTGGTGCGACCCTTAAGTAAGGTGGAAATTATTCCCATGCCATATGTGACGGAGGCCACGCGGGTGCAGCTGGTGCTTCCCTTGACAGTGCAGGACCTGGATTATGTGGCAAACTTCCTGGATATGTTTGCTATGAACACACTGGACACGCATGATAATGCCTTGCTGACTTTGCTTTTTGTCTACCATCCCTACGATGCCCAGAGAGTCGGTCAGGTGGATGTTTTTGCTGGAGTCAAAGCCATGGTAGGAGAGCTGGAGAAACGCTATTCAGAAGTTAAAATCCCGTGGATTAGTGTTAAAACAGAGGTGCCATCACAAGTGAAGCTCATGGATATAGTCTCAAAGAAGCACCCTGTGGATACACTGTTCTTCTTGGCCAGTGTCTGGACAGAAATCAACATGGAGTTCCTGAACCGCTGCCGCATGAATACCATCAGCAACTGGCAGgtcttttttcctgtgcatttcCAGGAGTTCAACCCCGCACTGGTGTACCGTGGTGAGCAGACAGCTTCCTCCAGCACTGACTTCCTGAGGGATGGGCATTTTGACAGACATTCCTTTGCTGAGGCCTGCTTTTATAATTCTGACTATATGACAGCCCGTACCAAGCTCGCAGCCGATATCCTGGACCGAGATGAGGTGCTGGAGGGCATGGAGGTATTTGATGTCTTCCTCCACTATTCTGGTCTGCACCTGTTCAGGGCTGTGGAGCCGGGGCTGGTGCAGAAGTACACCCTGAGGAGCTGCAACCCCCGGCTCAGTGAGGAGCTGTACCACCGCTGTGTGCTCAGCAACTTGGAAGGACTCGCGTCCCGCTCACATTTGGCCATGGCCCTCTTTGAGCAGGAACAGGCCAACAGCACTTGA